The nucleotide sequence GTCGGTACGTTTACCAATCCTTTGGAAGGTTTGAAGTCTGTCAAAAAACTGCAGGCTGATCTGGTATTTCTGGATATTCAGATGGACGAAATGTCCGGGCTGGAAATTGCATCTTTATTGCAGGATAACGTAAAAATTATTTTCTCGACTGCATTTCCCCAGTACGCCGTAGAAGGTTTTGAGCTGGATGCCGTGGATTACCTCGTCAAACCGGTTTCTTTTGAACGTTTCTCTAAAGCGATTGAAAAAGTTCGCAAATTTCAGACGAATCTTTCATCTGCTGAAAATTCACCTAATTACCTGCTTGTAAAAACAGAACAGAAAGGTAAACTAATCAAAATAAACTTTGAAGAAATTGACTATATAGAGTCATTGGGAAACTATGTAACATTTCA is from Epilithonimonas vandammei and encodes:
- a CDS encoding LytR/AlgR family response regulator transcription factor — protein: MNSIKCIIIDDEQHAIDVLEHYILKQHDLQLVGTFTNPLEGLKSVKKLQADLVFLDIQMDEMSGLEIASLLQDNVKIIFSTAFPQYAVEGFELDAVDYLVKPVSFERFSKAIEKVRKFQTNLSSAENSPNYLLVKTEQKGKLIKINFEEIDYIESLGNYVTFHCADRNVTAYATLRDLENYLPDHLFIRIHKSHIVQLQKISAIENGFIQLRTQKGILKLSIGNIYKEELMHKLNLFQ